In the genome of Nocardia sp. NBC_00416, one region contains:
- a CDS encoding lipase family alpha/beta hydrolase, producing MIVGSRFFPPSGFARIRRAAALFAAVCGVVCGVAAPGLAQAAPQLPVPLGAAATRSALASYGDVVSSPPGANDWECRPAAAHPEPVVLLHGYTAGQAGNWQTLAPLLANNGYCVFSLTYGLGAAPGPATPGGAEIRVSAQRDVAPFVDRVLEATGARQVNLVGHSMGTVVARYYTKFLGGAGKVAESVNITPLNNGTDVLGTATMTDLAAELGVAELVDRVSLELGSTPGGNDLVRGSDLMNELNSGVAYEPTVDYTFITTRYDELVVPFTSGLGPVAPNVTNIVVQDRCPDALFEHFTAASDPVVAQYVLAALDPAAGTSIDCAGRPRNS from the coding sequence GTGATCGTCGGATCTCGCTTCTTTCCTCCGTCCGGCTTCGCACGCATTCGCCGGGCGGCAGCCCTGTTCGCAGCGGTGTGCGGGGTGGTGTGCGGGGTGGCGGCGCCGGGCCTCGCGCAGGCCGCGCCGCAACTGCCGGTGCCGCTCGGCGCCGCAGCCACCCGCTCCGCCCTCGCCTCCTACGGCGATGTGGTCTCGTCGCCGCCCGGCGCCAACGACTGGGAGTGCCGGCCCGCCGCGGCGCATCCCGAACCCGTGGTTCTGCTACACGGTTACACCGCAGGTCAGGCCGGTAATTGGCAGACCCTTGCTCCGCTGCTGGCCAATAACGGGTACTGCGTGTTCTCGCTGACCTACGGTCTGGGCGCGGCGCCCGGCCCGGCGACACCGGGCGGCGCCGAGATCCGGGTCTCGGCGCAGCGTGATGTCGCGCCGTTCGTGGACCGCGTACTCGAGGCCACCGGCGCGCGGCAGGTGAACCTGGTCGGGCATTCGATGGGAACGGTGGTCGCGCGCTACTACACCAAGTTCCTCGGCGGCGCGGGCAAAGTCGCCGAATCGGTCAACATCACACCCCTCAACAACGGCACCGATGTCCTGGGCACAGCGACCATGACCGATCTCGCCGCCGAACTCGGTGTCGCCGAACTGGTGGACCGTGTTTCGCTGGAGCTGGGTTCGACGCCGGGGGGAAATGATCTGGTGCGGGGATCGGACCTCATGAACGAACTCAACTCCGGCGTCGCCTACGAACCGACTGTCGACTACACCTTCATCACGACCCGCTACGACGAACTCGTGGTCCCCTTCACCAGCGGCCTGGGTCCGGTCGCACCGAATGTCACCAATATCGTCGTGCAGGACCGGTGCCCGGACGCGTTGTTCGAGCATTTCACCGCGGCCTCCGATCCGGTGGTCGCGCAATACGTGCTCGCCGCGCTGGATCCGGCAGCGGGTACATCGATCGACTGCGCCGGTCGGCCGCGTAACAGCTGA
- a CDS encoding acyl-CoA dehydrogenase family protein, translating into MERTLFEPEHELFRESYRKFLEIHVAPFHDQWAEQGVVDRAVWLEAGKQGFLGMAMPEEYGGGGVRDFRYNAILTEESVRGQYSGLGFGLHNDVIAPYLLELANDEQKQRWLPKFCSGELITAIAMTEPGTGSDLQGIKTRAVRDGDDWVLNGAKTFITNGINSDIVIVVAQTDPEAGALGFSLLVVERGMAGFERGRNLDKLGLKAQDTAELSFTDVRVPAANLLGEEGKGFIHLMQNLPQERLSIAVMAAAAMDTCLDYTCQYVRDRKAFGKPIGALQNTRFVLAELATKATAVRVLVDRCITELNAGTLSAEDAAMAKWWSTEEQVELIDRCLQLHGGYGYMREYPIAQAYLDARVQTIYGGTTEIMKEIIGRSLKLS; encoded by the coding sequence GTGGAGCGCACACTGTTCGAGCCCGAGCACGAGCTGTTCCGGGAGTCGTACCGCAAGTTTCTCGAGATACATGTGGCGCCGTTCCACGACCAGTGGGCGGAACAGGGCGTAGTGGACCGTGCCGTCTGGCTGGAGGCCGGTAAACAGGGCTTCCTGGGGATGGCGATGCCGGAGGAATACGGCGGCGGCGGTGTGCGGGATTTCCGCTACAACGCGATCCTCACCGAGGAATCGGTCCGCGGTCAGTACTCCGGGCTCGGGTTCGGGCTGCACAACGATGTCATCGCGCCGTACCTGCTGGAGCTGGCCAACGATGAGCAGAAGCAGCGGTGGCTGCCCAAGTTCTGTTCCGGCGAGCTCATCACCGCCATCGCGATGACCGAACCGGGTACCGGTTCGGATCTGCAGGGCATCAAGACCCGTGCGGTGCGCGACGGTGACGACTGGGTGCTCAACGGCGCCAAGACCTTCATCACCAACGGCATCAACTCCGATATCGTCATCGTGGTCGCCCAGACCGACCCCGAGGCGGGCGCGCTCGGCTTCAGCCTGCTGGTGGTCGAACGCGGTATGGCGGGCTTCGAACGCGGCCGGAACCTGGACAAGCTGGGCCTGAAGGCGCAGGACACCGCCGAGCTCAGTTTCACCGATGTCCGGGTGCCCGCCGCCAACCTGCTCGGCGAAGAGGGCAAGGGCTTCATCCACCTGATGCAGAACCTGCCGCAGGAGCGCTTGTCGATCGCTGTCATGGCGGCCGCGGCCATGGACACCTGCCTGGATTACACCTGTCAGTACGTCCGGGATCGCAAGGCATTCGGCAAACCGATCGGCGCCCTGCAGAACACCCGGTTCGTCCTCGCCGAACTCGCCACCAAGGCCACTGCGGTGCGGGTGCTGGTAGACCGCTGTATCACCGAGCTCAATGCGGGCACCCTGTCCGCCGAGGACGCGGCGATGGCCAAGTGGTGGAGTACCGAAGAGCAGGTCGAGTTGATCGATCGCTGCCTGCAGTTGCACGGTGGCTACGGCTACATGCGTGAATACCCGATCGCCCAGGCGTATCTGGACGCGCGGGTGCAGACGATCTACGGCGGCACCACCGAGATCATGAAAGAGATCATCGGGCGCAGCCTGAAACTGTCCTGA
- a CDS encoding lysophospholipid acyltransferase family protein: MSQNGRRPIGGDERQRSALLDRAGLSDGAPVSVDLGAIDLRVLEAALAPLRAWSSPRFLGLENIPADGPVLLVANHNLLGLIDAPLLLPEVLRTRGRLIRGLAENLLIAVPGVRHLLHYYGSVRGTRDNCRTLLERGEAVLVFPGGGREAIRRKGEKYALRWEGRTGFARMAIECGAPIVPVAMIGIDDAYDIVADKDDLMLRPLRALVEALGIHTELTPPLVRGVGLTPLPRPERFYFAAGAPIDPGPWRDAADLDEAADQLSRMVRKALREEILYLLHHRTGDRGRTLGGRLRELLPV, encoded by the coding sequence ATGTCACAAAATGGCCGCCGCCCTATCGGCGGTGACGAACGACAGCGCAGCGCGCTGCTGGACCGGGCCGGGCTGAGCGACGGGGCGCCGGTATCGGTCGATCTCGGCGCGATCGACCTGCGTGTCCTCGAGGCGGCTCTGGCGCCGCTGCGGGCCTGGAGCAGTCCCCGGTTCCTCGGGCTGGAGAACATTCCCGCCGACGGGCCGGTGCTGCTGGTCGCCAACCACAATTTGCTGGGCTTGATCGACGCGCCGCTGCTGCTGCCCGAGGTGCTGCGCACTCGTGGCCGGCTGATCCGCGGTCTCGCCGAGAACCTGCTGATCGCTGTTCCAGGGGTGCGGCATCTCCTGCACTACTACGGTTCGGTGCGCGGGACCCGGGACAACTGCCGGACTTTGCTCGAACGCGGGGAAGCGGTCCTCGTCTTTCCCGGCGGGGGCCGTGAGGCGATCCGCCGGAAGGGGGAGAAGTACGCGCTGCGCTGGGAGGGTCGCACCGGCTTCGCGCGGATGGCGATCGAATGCGGTGCGCCGATCGTGCCCGTGGCGATGATCGGTATCGACGACGCATACGACATCGTCGCCGACAAGGACGACCTGATGCTGCGCCCGCTGCGCGCACTCGTGGAGGCGCTCGGTATCCACACCGAACTCACCCCGCCGCTGGTGCGCGGCGTGGGGCTCACGCCGTTGCCGCGCCCCGAGCGGTTCTATTTCGCGGCCGGTGCGCCGATCGATCCGGGCCCGTGGCGTGACGCCGCCGATCTCGATGAGGCCGCCGATCAGCTCTCGCGGATGGTGCGCAAGGCCCTGCGCGAAGAGATCCTCTACTTGCTGCATCACCGGACCGGGGATCGTGGCCGGACGCTCGGCGGCCGGCTTCGTGAACTGCTGCCCGTCTGA
- the hflX gene encoding GTPase HflX, with protein sequence MRNSDISGTTDRSPESFDAESMDAEQMDAEHVETVDDIDAGAESRGAYGFASGARRSGWSADPTTGELQLDERTALRRIAGLSTELTDITEVEYRQLRLERVVLVGVWTEGSVARAEASMAELARLAETAGSEVLEALIQRRERPDPATYIGSGKAEELRAVVLSTGADTVICDGELTPAQLTALEKVVKVKVVDRTALILDIFAQHATSREGKAQVALAQMEYMLPRLRGWGESMSRQAGGRAGSNGGVGLRGPGETKIETDRRRIRERMAKLRREIREMKTARDTKRARRTSSGVPSVAIVGYTNAGKSSLMNALTGSGVLVQDALFATLDPTTRRTQLEDGREVVFTDTVGFVRHLPTQLVEAFRSTLEEVTGADLLLHVVDGSDALPTEQIKAVREVITDVVRESGRAAPPELLVVNKIDEIDPVGLTRLRALLPGAEFVSAHKDLGIERLRSRLDEVLGGLDVEVSVLLPYTRGDLLARIHADGRISRSEHTENGTRVQARVPSSLAAALSAYAHAGAVEA encoded by the coding sequence ATGAGAAATTCTGACATTTCCGGGACCACGGATCGGTCCCCTGAATCGTTCGACGCAGAATCGATGGACGCGGAGCAGATGGACGCGGAACATGTCGAGACCGTCGACGATATCGACGCGGGTGCCGAGAGCCGGGGTGCGTACGGATTCGCATCGGGCGCCCGCAGGTCCGGTTGGTCGGCCGATCCGACCACCGGCGAACTCCAACTGGACGAACGCACCGCGCTACGCCGTATCGCGGGCCTTTCCACCGAGCTCACCGATATCACCGAGGTCGAATACCGCCAGCTGCGTCTCGAACGGGTCGTACTGGTCGGTGTGTGGACCGAGGGCAGTGTGGCGCGTGCCGAGGCGAGTATGGCCGAACTGGCCCGCCTCGCCGAAACCGCCGGTTCCGAGGTGCTAGAGGCGCTCATCCAACGCCGCGAGCGACCCGATCCGGCGACCTATATCGGTTCGGGCAAAGCCGAGGAACTGCGCGCGGTGGTGCTGTCCACCGGCGCGGATACGGTGATCTGCGACGGTGAGCTCACGCCGGCCCAGCTGACCGCGCTGGAGAAGGTCGTCAAGGTCAAGGTCGTCGACCGGACGGCGCTGATCCTGGATATCTTCGCCCAGCACGCCACCTCGCGTGAGGGCAAGGCGCAGGTCGCGCTCGCCCAGATGGAGTACATGCTGCCGCGGCTGCGTGGCTGGGGTGAGTCGATGTCGCGGCAGGCGGGTGGTCGTGCCGGTAGCAACGGTGGCGTGGGCCTGCGCGGTCCGGGTGAGACCAAGATCGAAACCGACCGGCGCCGGATCCGTGAGCGGATGGCCAAACTGCGTCGCGAGATCCGTGAGATGAAAACCGCCCGCGATACGAAACGCGCGCGCCGCACTTCCAGCGGTGTGCCGTCGGTGGCGATCGTCGGCTACACCAACGCCGGTAAATCGAGTCTGATGAATGCGCTCACCGGCTCCGGAGTCCTCGTTCAGGATGCGTTGTTCGCCACCCTGGATCCGACTACCCGGCGTACGCAGCTCGAGGACGGCCGCGAAGTGGTGTTCACCGATACCGTCGGTTTCGTCCGGCATCTGCCGACCCAGCTCGTCGAGGCATTCCGTTCTACGCTCGAGGAGGTCACCGGCGCCGATCTACTGCTGCACGTGGTGGACGGTTCCGATGCGTTGCCCACCGAGCAGATCAAGGCGGTCCGTGAGGTGATCACCGATGTGGTGCGGGAGTCCGGCCGGGCCGCGCCACCGGAACTGCTGGTGGTCAACAAGATCGACGAGATCGATCCGGTGGGGCTGACCCGGTTGCGCGCACTGCTGCCGGGCGCCGAATTCGTCTCCGCCCACAAGGATCTCGGTATCGAGCGCTTGCGTAGCCGGCTCGACGAGGTGCTGGGCGGGCTGGATGTGGAAGTGAGCGTGCTACTTCCGTACACTCGTGGCGATCTGCTGGCCAGAATCCACGCCGACGGTCGGATTTCGCGTTCCGAGCACACCGAGAACGGGACCCGGGTCCAGGCGCGAGTGCCGAGTTCGCTGGCAGCGGCGCTTTCCGCCTACGCCCATGCGGGGGCGGTCGAGGCGTAG
- the dapF gene encoding diaminopimelate epimerase: protein MEFTKGHGTQNDFVVLPDPEVRLELTVDRVTALCDRHRGLGADGVLRVARAGQLLAAGVLADYPEGVGPDDWFMDYRNADGSIAEMCGNGVRVFAHYLVSRGLVGEQRFVVGSRAGARPVVVHAAGAVTGEVTVDMGRVRVLGESTATIAGWGYKGLGVDVGNPHLACVDPGLSAAALAELDLTAPPGYDPDMFPRGVNVEILTGLDTDGAVDMRVYERGVGETRSCGTGTVAAAAAALVADGFDLANGTGEVGVRVPGGQVRVGVDGGAAWLRGPSELVATGRLAADWWDAR from the coding sequence ATCGAGTTCACCAAGGGCCACGGCACCCAGAACGATTTCGTGGTGCTGCCCGACCCCGAGGTGCGGCTCGAGTTGACCGTGGACCGGGTCACGGCGTTGTGCGACCGGCACCGCGGTTTGGGCGCCGACGGCGTGCTGCGGGTGGCGCGGGCCGGGCAGTTGCTCGCGGCCGGTGTGCTCGCCGACTACCCCGAGGGTGTCGGCCCGGACGACTGGTTCATGGACTATCGCAACGCCGACGGGTCGATCGCGGAGATGTGCGGGAACGGTGTGCGGGTTTTCGCCCACTATCTGGTTTCTCGGGGGCTGGTCGGTGAACAGCGGTTCGTAGTGGGCAGCCGGGCGGGCGCCCGCCCGGTCGTCGTACACGCCGCGGGTGCTGTCACCGGGGAGGTGACTGTCGATATGGGCCGGGTGCGGGTGCTCGGTGAGTCGACGGCCACGATCGCCGGCTGGGGATACAAGGGTTTGGGCGTCGATGTCGGCAACCCGCATCTGGCCTGCGTCGACCCAGGTCTCTCGGCTGCCGCGCTGGCCGAACTCGATCTCACGGCGCCGCCCGGATACGACCCGGACATGTTCCCGCGCGGGGTGAACGTCGAGATCCTGACGGGGTTGGACACCGACGGTGCGGTGGATATGCGCGTGTACGAACGCGGTGTCGGCGAGACTCGCTCGTGTGGCACCGGAACCGTCGCCGCGGCGGCCGCGGCGCTGGTCGCGGATGGTTTCGATCTCGCGAACGGGACCGGCGAGGTCGGTGTCCGGGTGCCGGGCGGACAGGTCCGTGTCGGGGTGGACGGCGGCGCGGCCTGGTTGCGCGGGCCCTCCGAACTGGTCGCGACCGGTCGTCTGGCCGCGGACTGGTGGGACGCCCGCTAA